The following is a genomic window from Tripterygium wilfordii isolate XIE 37 chromosome 19, ASM1340144v1, whole genome shotgun sequence.
GACTTCACCATACAAGCTCATCTTCTCCACCTCCAACTTCAAATGTGGCAGCAACTCCAGCCATGGATTCTCAACATACATCCTCTTTGCCTTTGCCCATGTCCCATCCAACACAATCAGATTCTGAACATCATAGTTCATTGCTTTAAGGTCATCAACACCCATTGCTTTCTCACTTGGATATAAAAGCACTGATCCTGCAGTAACCTCAATTTCAAATTCTTCTTCCTGCTCATGGTTCAGCTTCTTCACAACAAACCCTTTTGAGAAATCATCAATGGCAGCCTCAGATGCCAAAATCTGGTCAATCTTTTGGCTTATTTTTGGAAATTGTTTTAACACAAAACCAcccactttttctctcttactGACCCCATCAACTAGTTTGTGGGTCTCTGGATAATGGCCAGAACCCGATTCTAGCAACCGAATAACTAACCGGGCCTCCGTATCGACATCGAAAACGGTTGCGAGGGTGAGATTCTTGAGCCCCAGTTTTGCTATTCGAGTCGAGTTGAGCGCGTGCTTCGTCTCCAAGCTGTGTTGAAGAATGGTAACACCAACCGAGTTTTCAAGGGGTGGAGTCTGGATTCGAGTGCAGAGGCAGAGACGGGCGGGCTTGGAGCAGGAAGAGCAAGTGGGTCGCTTCCGTTTGGACGGTGTTACCTCCATATGTCGGGATCGAAGAAGGGCGGGTCTTCGGCGCTGGCTGAGCAGAGAGTGGAGAGGGTTGTCTCGGGTATGTATTCGTTTCCGGGTGAGGGATTGGAGCAGCATTTCAGAGACAATATTCAAGGGCTAGAAAGTCATTTTCATGCAAGAATAATAAGATTGTAGCAGTTGAGGCGGCACACCTTTTGACCAACAGAATTCCAAAACCGCAACCTTGATCGCCACTTCGTCGTTGACAAAGCCAAACCCACACCTATCAGTGCTTCTTCCTCTTTGATCCGCAAGACCCAGCTGTCAATTTCTAAAAAAGTTAAAGTTTTCCTGAGAAAATCCAGAATGCACGACTTCTGCTTCACGATCCCTTACGGCCTGATTCTCATTGGTGGAGGTGTATTTGGGTATTTCAAGAAAGGCAGCACGGCTTCACTGGCTGGGGGTGTAGGTACTGGTTTGTTGCTTGTTTTGGCTGGATATTTGAGCCTCAAAGCCTTCGAGAAGAGAAAGAACTCTTATTTCGCTTTGATTGTTGAGACAGGTGAGTTTTGGGTTGTTTTGGATCTTTGACTTGACGACATGTCTGATCTCTAGAAGTGAAATTgctttcatttcttctttttatttcatATAATACTTGGGTTGTCTCACTTTCTTTGGTTGGTGTCGGATTTTGAAAGTAATCTGTGCCGTCTGCTGGTTCTGATTTGCTTTGGTTTATAGCCAGTGTATGATCCTTGGCTGAAATTTTCGGTGAATTTGGCTTCAATGGGTGTATATGTCTGCTGGTTCTGATTTGCTTTGGTTTATAGCCAGTGTATGATCCTTGGCTGAAATTTTCGGTGAATTTGGCTTCAATgggtgtatatgtatattttccTGTGTACTCAGGAAGCATGAATTGGATATCATGTGTTGATATATAGATGCTTAACAATCTACGGTTCACAGAAAGCCCCTTATTTGGAGCATTATAGACTGTACTACTATAGTTTAGACGAAAAAAATGTTTCttttaatttagaaaaaaaaggtttcttttagcttttgatttctttttatgtAGTGATTGTCCTTTCTTGTTTGAGGTGATGGGCTGGCTCTCACAACATAATTACTAAATAAGAAGCTGCAAAGAAGTTCCCTAATTAGCTCATTTTTGGTACACATAAATGATGCTTTCTCTATCAGAAAGAAAAAGTTGGTATAATGGTTGAGCCTGATGCTGGTGAGGGCTATTTGTTGCATATCTTTGCATGATGTAATGTTACAGTTGCGGTGAACTAGCAGTTTCTTTTGTCGGCAGATGTCAGGAAtcaaaaatgaggaaaaaattGGGCGTTACTAGTTTGTCAAAGAAGATTGGTAGTGATTCTTGATATAAGTAGGAATGCTTTCATGGAAGCAGTAATGCGCTTGTTTGGTTCATTATCTATGTTGTGCTTAATGTATTTATGCCTTCGATTTAGTATTTCTCCTTTTGATATTACTGATGGATTTGCGTTAGGAAACAGTTTGTGCAGCCATACTCACCTATGTCATGGGGCAGCGATATTATCAAACCTCTAAGATCATGCCTGCTGGTATGGTTGCTGGGATCAGGTTAGATGAGGAAAATTATGTATTAGTGTATTTCATTTGTTAGACATGTATGCTATCCCATACTTGTTATTCTTTTACACAAAACTGTCAAATATGGTTAGGAAAGTGTAAAAATCTATGCACTGCATGCATATGCGTTGAGTTAATTTTGCCTTGTTACACGTCATTCGTCTATCTTTTGATGGCAATAGCAGTTGCGTCACATGATATCTAGCTTTTCACTTCGCGGTAtgtttctgttcttagaagttgcaTGTTGGACATTTTTCAGACTTTTGAATCCCATTTCACAcgtcagaaaaagaaaagccatGAAGTCTTATGGCTTGATTGGTTCTGATAAGGAAGTAGTTTGGCATATAGCGACTTTACTTTTGCCATTGCACTGGTCAGGCTCAACATCTTGAGTGATTTTGAGCATGTAGGTACTAGAAGGATATGCCGAACTGCATGCTTTTGATCTTTTGGAATAATGGAGGAATGATCATAAAATGCATCAATTTGCTTGGGGAGAGTTGATTCATACATATAGTTTCACTTGATACTGcttttgcaaaaaaaattcctttGGGCACTATCTTTTAAAGGTTTATGTCAGTACTTACTACTTACATAGTTTCACTTTCACCAAACCTGATTTTCCATGACAGAGGTTGTCTTTACCCTTTAATGCCCATTGGACCATGCAATAAATGTGGTCATTTTTCTGTAATATGCTCTATTTCTTTTGATGGATTCTTCTCCGATAAATAGAAGGATTAGAATAAGATTGTCATATGTGTGAGTTGTTAGTTGCATCATCACAAGTAAAGTTTCCAATGAAATTGCTCTGAGAAAGTGCATTAATTAGTCGAATTCCGCTTCCCTTCACATTGTAGACTTTCACAGGTTAGAGaatatttattctttatttttgtcAAGTGTGTGTACTTCCTTTCACGTATACACGAAGTCTTGTATGGCAGAA
Proteins encoded in this region:
- the LOC119985398 gene encoding uncharacterized protein LOC119985398, giving the protein MLLQSLTRKRIHTRDNPLHSLLSQRRRPALLRSRHMEVTPSKRKRPTCSSCSKPARLCLCTRIQTPPLENSVGVTILQHSLETKHALNSTRIAKLGLKNLTLATVFDVDTEARLVIRLLESGSGHYPETHKLVDGVSKREKVGGFVLKQFPKISQKIDQILASEAAIDDFSKGFVVKKLNHEQEEEFEIEVTAGSVLLYPSEKAMGVDDLKAMNYDVQNLIVLDGTWAKAKRMYVENPWLELLPHLKLEVEKMSLYGEVRKQPKAGCFSTIESIVYALKALGENSKELDNLLNVFQSMVGDQRRCKEERLSNVSVSPM
- the LOC119985399 gene encoding protein FATTY ACID EXPORT 6-like, which translates into the protein MHDFCFTIPYGLILIGGGVFGYFKKGSTASLAGGVGTGLLLVLAGYLSLKAFEKRKNSYFALIVETVCAAILTYVMGQRYYQTSKIMPAGMVAGISALMTGFYLYKIATGGNHFPTKTE